From Leptodactylus fuscus isolate aLepFus1 chromosome 11, aLepFus1.hap2, whole genome shotgun sequence, one genomic window encodes:
- the CLIP3 gene encoding CAP-Gly domain-containing linker protein 3: protein MTREDPPDCAPEEENQRPIDFQSPILEKRKRPVVHPSAPAPLPKDYAFTFFDPNDPACQEILFDPQTSIPELFAIIRQWVPQVQHKIDVIGSEILKRGCHVNDRDGLTDMTLLHYACKAGAHGVGDPAAAVRLTNQLLVLGADVTLRSRWTNMNALHYAAYFDVPELLRILLKASKPKVLNSTCSDFNHGTALHIAASNLCLGAVKCLLEHGANPSVRNSKGQVPADVVPDPMDMGLDKAESAMIAKELKQLLLDAVPLTCNLPKVTLPNYDNIPGNLMLASIGLRLGDRVLLDLEKAGTLRFCGTTEFASGQWVGVELDEPDGKNDGSVGGIRYFICPPKHGIFASVSKISKAPDQTPSSVTSTPKTPRMDFSRVTGKGKKEKKAMQKKSVSVGSLDKEGLNIDLGDQVLVAGQKQGVVRFYGKTDFAPGYWFGVELEKPTGKHDGSVFGVRYFTCSPKHGVFAPPSRVQRIGGPKDPQVENNSVKKVHQVTMSQPKRNFNTVRTPKELASENSISRLLFCCWFPWLLRAEMQS, encoded by the exons ATGACCAGGGAGGACCCTCCAGATTGTGCGCCCGAGGAGGAGAACCAGCGACCCATTGATTTCCAGAGTCCGATCCTAGAGAAGCGGAAACGACCAGTGGTTCACCCCTCGGCCCCGGCTCCTCTGCCTAAGGATTATG CTTTCACATTCTTCGATCCCAATGACCCTGCGTGCCAGGAAATCTTGTTTGACCCCCAGACTAGTATTCCTGAACTCTTTGCAATCATCCGGCAATGGGTGCCGCAGGTCCAGCACAAGATCGATGTTATCGGCAGTGAG ATCTTGAAAAGGGGCTGCCATGTGAATGACCGGGATGGCCTGACAGACATGACCTTATTACACTATGCCTGCAAGGCCGGAGCACATGGTGTGG GAGACCCCGCGGCCGCCGTACGACTGACCAATCAGCTTCTTGTGCTGGGAGCGGACGTGACCCTGCGCAGCCGCTGGACTAACATGAACGCCTTGCACTACGCCGCTTATTTCGATGTCCCTGAACTGTTGCGCATCTTACTGAAAGCATCGAAGCCTAAAG TGCTCAACTCCACCTGCAGCGATTTCAACCATGGAACCGCCCTGCACATTGCGGCCTCGAATCTGTGTCTGGGGGCTGTGAAATGTCTCCTGGAACACGGCGCCAACCCCTCAGTAAGG AACAGTAAAGGCCAGGTCCCGGCTGATGTGGTTCCTGACCCTATGGACATGGGACTAGACAAGGCCGAGTCAGCCATGATCGCAAAGGAACTGAAACAGCTCCTTCTAGACGCCGTGCCCTTGACTTGCAACCTGCCCAAGGTGACACTGCCCAACTATGACAACATCCCCGGGAACCTGATGCTGGCATCTATAGGGCTGCGGCTAGGTGACCGGGTCCTGCTCGACTTAGAAAAG GCTGGCACACTCCGGTTCTGCGGCACGACTGAGTTTGCCAGTGGTCAGTGGGTAGGAGTGGAGCTGGATGAGCCAGATGGGAAGAATGACGGCAGTGTGGGCGGCATCCGCTACTTTATCTGTCCCCCCAAACATG GAATTTTTGCGTCAGTGTCCAAAATCAGTAAAGCTCCCGATCAGACGCCCTCCTCCGTCACCTCCACGCCAAAGACCCCACGAATGGACTTCTCCAGAGTCACCGGCAAAGggaagaaagagaaaaaag CAATGCAGAAGAAGTCGGTCAGCGTGGGCAGCTTAGACAAAGAGGGGCTCAACATTGACCTGGGGGACCAGGTGCTCGTAGCCGGACAGAAGCAGGGGGTGGTGCGCTTCTATGGCAAGACAGACTTTGCACCAG GATACTGGTTCGGAGTCGAGTTAGAAAAGCCTACAGGAAAACACGATGGCTCAGTATTCGGGGTCCGGTATTTCACCTGCTCCCCAAAACATGGAGTGTTTGCTCCACCCTCCAGGGTTCAGAG GATTGGCGGCCCAAAAGATCCTCAAGTGGAGAACAACAGTGTGAAAAAGGTTCATCAAGTTACTA TGTCACAACCAAAGCGTAACTTCAACACGGTGCGGACACCGAAAGAGCTTGCGTCGGAAAATTCTATCTCCAG